In Pollutimonas sp. M17, a single genomic region encodes these proteins:
- a CDS encoding fumarylacetoacetate hydrolase family protein, translating to MKLLRYGPIGQEKPGCLDQDGKIRDLSGVLSDITAQTLQPDQLKSLAGADIASLPVVENPGRLGVPYAGLGKFICVGLNYSDHAAETGADIPKEPILFNKWSAPTGPNDPVVIPRGSNKTDWEVELGVVIGRKARYVGKDEALDYVAGYCVVNDVSEREYQMERGGTWDKGKGCDTFGPVGPWLVTADEVADPQNLGMWLEVNGKRFQDGNTRTMIFDVAHLVHYISQFTTLYPGDLISTGTPPGVGLGQKPPVYLKPGDVMRLGIEGLGEQEQKLYAWDASLLD from the coding sequence ATGAAATTACTACGTTACGGACCGATCGGACAGGAGAAGCCAGGCTGCCTGGATCAGGACGGCAAGATACGCGATCTGTCGGGCGTGCTGTCCGATATTACGGCGCAGACCTTGCAGCCGGACCAGCTGAAGTCGCTGGCCGGCGCCGATATCGCATCGCTGCCGGTGGTCGAGAATCCCGGCCGGCTCGGCGTTCCCTATGCGGGCCTGGGCAAGTTCATCTGCGTGGGCCTGAACTACAGCGATCATGCGGCTGAAACGGGGGCGGACATACCCAAGGAACCCATACTGTTCAACAAATGGTCGGCGCCCACCGGCCCCAACGACCCCGTCGTCATCCCGCGCGGTTCGAACAAGACCGACTGGGAAGTCGAGCTGGGCGTGGTCATCGGCCGCAAGGCGCGCTATGTGGGCAAGGACGAGGCCCTGGATTATGTCGCCGGCTATTGCGTGGTGAACGATGTGTCCGAGCGCGAGTACCAGATGGAGCGCGGCGGCACCTGGGACAAGGGCAAGGGTTGCGATACCTTCGGTCCCGTCGGCCCCTGGCTGGTGACGGCCGACGAAGTCGCCGACCCGCAGAACCTGGGCATGTGGCTGGAAGTGAACGGCAAGCGTTTCCAGGACGGCAACACCCGGACCATGATCTTCGACGTGGCCCATCTGGTGCATTACATCAGCCAGTTCACCACCCTGTATCCGGGCGACCTGATATCCACCGGCACGCCGCCGGGCGTGGGCCTTGGGCAGAAGCCGCCGGTATATCTGAAACCGGGCGACGTCATGCGCCTGGGCATTGAAGGACTGGGCGAGCAGGAGCAAAAGCTGTACGCCTGGGACGCCAGCCTGCTGGATTAA